One window of the Paenibacillus beijingensis genome contains the following:
- a CDS encoding ribonuclease HII gives MLSYEQPLWERGAEAVAGIDEVGRGCLFGDVVAAAVILPPGLVLEGIDDSKKLSEKKREQLYDVIAEQAVAWSVTRIDAETIDRINIKQASRLAMKKAVEALRVEPDHLLVDAEKVDLDIPQLAIIHGDAVSQSIAAASIMAKVTRDRLCKQEWDMLYPAYGIAVHKGYATKLHRERLLEYGPSPMHRQSFLGKLFAEQQVLF, from the coding sequence GTGCTCAGTTACGAACAACCTTTATGGGAGCGGGGAGCCGAAGCGGTTGCCGGAATCGACGAGGTGGGAAGAGGCTGCCTGTTTGGCGACGTCGTCGCGGCGGCGGTTATTTTGCCGCCCGGACTTGTCCTGGAAGGAATCGACGATTCAAAGAAGCTCTCGGAGAAAAAGCGGGAGCAGCTGTATGATGTAATTGCGGAGCAGGCCGTGGCCTGGTCGGTAACACGCATTGACGCGGAAACGATCGACCGGATCAACATTAAGCAGGCGTCGAGACTCGCGATGAAAAAAGCGGTCGAAGCGCTGCGGGTGGAGCCCGACCATTTGCTGGTCGACGCCGAAAAGGTCGATTTGGATATTCCGCAGCTAGCCATCATTCATGGAGATGCGGTCAGCCAGTCGATCGCGGCCGCTTCCATCATGGCCAAAGTGACGCGCGATCGGCTCTGCAAGCAGGAATGGGATATGCTATACCCGGCATACGGAATTGCCGTACATAAAGGTTATGCCACCAAGCTTCACCGGGAAAGACTGCTGGAGTACGGACCGAGTCCGATGCACCGCCAGTCGTTTCTCGGAAAGCTGTTTGCCGAGCAGCAGGTATTGTTTTAA
- the dctA gene encoding C4-dicarboxylate transporter DctA: MNQTLTGKKKPFYKGLFFQIIVSIVAGVLIGYFWPSLGNSLKPLGDGFIKLIKMIIAPLVFGVVVVGIAKVGDIKAVGRIGGKTILYFEIVTTIALIIGLVVANISNPGAGMNIDPSTLSTAGVEAKTKGAELPSEAEFILNIIPESAVGAFASNSMLQVLLVSCLFGFALVHIGGRTSEVILDFVERVNEVMFKIMGYIMKLTALATFGAMASTVSQYGMSMLISFGKLFIAMTIACLIFVVILAVIMRIFVGLSLWQMIRYVREEIMLSFATGSTEAVMPQLMEKMEKAGCNRAVVGLVVPTGYSFNLDGASIYLSLALVFLAQATGVELSLTQQIVMLGILMLTSKGMAGIPGSAFVALSATAAATGVIPIAAVALMLAPDRFMGNYRTTVNIIGYAVASFVIARWENLLDIQRAKKAFSGAFAASSNKPEFAVKSNEA, from the coding sequence ATGAATCAGACTTTGACAGGCAAAAAGAAGCCCTTTTATAAAGGACTGTTCTTTCAAATCATCGTTTCGATCGTTGCCGGGGTTCTGATCGGCTATTTCTGGCCGTCGCTGGGCAATTCGTTAAAACCTTTAGGAGACGGCTTCATTAAACTGATTAAAATGATTATCGCTCCGCTCGTATTCGGCGTTGTCGTCGTCGGCATCGCAAAGGTCGGCGACATTAAAGCGGTCGGCAGAATCGGCGGCAAAACAATTCTCTACTTCGAGATTGTTACAACGATCGCCCTCATTATCGGTTTGGTCGTTGCCAATATCTCGAACCCGGGCGCTGGGATGAACATCGATCCGTCCACATTATCGACTGCCGGCGTCGAGGCGAAAACGAAAGGCGCGGAGCTTCCGAGCGAAGCCGAATTTATTCTGAACATCATTCCGGAGAGCGCTGTCGGAGCTTTCGCAAGCAACAGCATGCTGCAGGTGCTGCTTGTCTCCTGTTTGTTCGGTTTTGCGCTCGTTCATATTGGAGGACGCACCTCGGAAGTGATTCTCGATTTTGTAGAGCGGGTTAATGAGGTCATGTTCAAAATCATGGGATATATAATGAAGCTGACTGCGCTTGCGACGTTCGGAGCGATGGCTTCAACGGTAAGCCAATATGGAATGAGCATGCTGATCTCGTTCGGCAAGCTTTTTATCGCCATGACGATTGCATGTCTTATCTTCGTCGTTATTTTGGCCGTCATTATGAGGATTTTTGTCGGACTTAGCTTATGGCAAATGATCCGGTACGTCCGGGAAGAGATTATGCTTTCGTTTGCTACCGGTTCGACGGAAGCCGTTATGCCGCAGCTGATGGAAAAAATGGAGAAGGCCGGCTGCAACCGCGCCGTTGTCGGCCTGGTCGTGCCGACCGGTTATTCATTCAACCTGGATGGCGCCTCCATCTACCTGTCATTGGCTCTCGTTTTTCTGGCCCAAGCGACAGGCGTTGAATTATCGCTTACGCAACAGATCGTTATGCTTGGCATTCTGATGCTAACCTCGAAAGGCATGGCAGGCATTCCCGGTTCCGCCTTCGTTGCGCTTTCGGCAACGGCCGCTGCAACCGGCGTCATTCCGATCGCAGCCGTCGCCCTTATGCTCGCGCCGGACCGCTTTATGGGCAACTACCGGACGACCGTCAACATTATCGGCTATGCCGTTGCCTCCTTTGTTATCGCGCGCTGGGAAAACTTGCTCGATATTCAACGCGCAAAAAAAGCTTTCAGCGGAGCGTTTGCGGCTTCGTCCAATAAGCCTGAATTCGCAGTGAAATCGAACGAAGCATAA
- a CDS encoding flagellar hook-length control protein FliK, protein MDISQLMRGHLADSQPADIRPLELKPGQHVRGVVLKTFDRQEALLLINGTKVMARIETPMQAGQSAVFQVQPESSQRLVVLKMAENGSAAGLTGDFWNDWPKHLGISERIADSLDLALELRQAGMATNRETAQALKTAMQAMPPGTDVKTWLQSAVAALARGLPMTEQTIGALKQVIFGKPAHVLLQEIEKRLTDWLASTAGESGLADAAEESLRRNGNPGRSAASAETSPDSAIRTSEKEADAVKRMQASAAVIAAENAESAAKEPQAQAKAAISGVISTEAQAQSKAAPSGQASAARLLDLLAEGEIWTGGAQRQSEEGAAGSFKAVKERGITNNETNSVPAGIKDMDASFSRHSSGGTDSHSLAGSTEKGWIGSLLKWLGADHERNILLRTENAPLSSSLKAGAETGETIQNELNDAAAKGLESVPSAGAGNAAGTGANAQVRSGTDGVPNVLPKVDSETLETIPDAGADGKQMMKAVALANLEREPGGPMTASGSLGSVLSGDFDRGKPSQESVKSLLLSLVSSGDLPPALKESAQQLISHITGQQLLLAPERNGAFMSHVTLFVPLRGPDGEQTASVHIQSRRSRKGELDAANCRLVFDLSMKTLGNMIVDVQVADNIVSLQMMNDHPALAEQAETAREELKEAFRNNGYQLLSLRTVPLPHSAGAAEGGGLKQVPPENGIYSAKPYKGVDYRI, encoded by the coding sequence ATGGATATTAGTCAATTGATGAGAGGACATCTTGCGGATTCGCAGCCTGCGGACATCCGTCCGCTGGAGCTGAAGCCGGGACAGCACGTCAGGGGCGTTGTCCTGAAGACGTTTGACCGCCAGGAGGCATTGCTGCTCATAAACGGAACGAAAGTGATGGCACGGATTGAGACGCCTATGCAGGCGGGACAAAGCGCCGTGTTTCAAGTTCAGCCGGAATCGTCGCAACGGTTAGTCGTTTTAAAGATGGCGGAAAACGGCAGCGCAGCCGGGTTAACCGGTGATTTTTGGAATGATTGGCCGAAGCATCTCGGCATTTCGGAGCGGATCGCCGATTCGCTTGATTTGGCGCTGGAGCTGAGGCAAGCGGGAATGGCAACCAACCGGGAAACGGCACAAGCGCTAAAAACCGCCATGCAGGCTATGCCGCCGGGCACGGACGTCAAGACGTGGCTGCAAAGCGCCGTTGCAGCGCTCGCGCGCGGGCTGCCGATGACCGAGCAGACGATTGGCGCGCTCAAGCAGGTCATATTCGGGAAGCCAGCTCATGTCCTGCTGCAGGAGATCGAGAAGCGGCTCACAGATTGGCTCGCCTCTACAGCGGGAGAATCCGGACTCGCGGATGCCGCTGAAGAATCTCTGCGCCGTAACGGGAATCCCGGCAGATCAGCAGCAAGCGCCGAGACAAGCCCCGATTCAGCGATTCGTACAAGCGAAAAAGAAGCGGATGCCGTCAAGCGGATGCAAGCGTCCGCAGCTGTTATAGCTGCTGAGAATGCGGAGTCAGCTGCAAAAGAGCCGCAGGCTCAGGCGAAGGCGGCGATATCCGGCGTAATATCGACAGAGGCGCAGGCTCAGTCGAAAGCAGCGCCATCCGGTCAAGCGTCCGCAGCCCGGCTGCTGGATTTGCTTGCCGAAGGCGAAATCTGGACGGGCGGTGCACAGCGGCAATCGGAGGAAGGGGCGGCGGGATCCTTTAAAGCGGTGAAGGAACGCGGCATCACGAATAATGAAACAAATTCAGTACCTGCCGGCATAAAAGACATGGACGCTTCCTTCTCCCGTCACTCATCCGGCGGGACTGACTCGCACTCACTTGCCGGGAGTACGGAGAAGGGGTGGATCGGCTCGTTGTTAAAGTGGCTTGGGGCAGATCATGAACGAAATATACTGCTTCGCACGGAAAATGCGCCTCTTTCTTCGTCGTTAAAGGCGGGAGCGGAAACAGGAGAAACGATTCAAAATGAGCTGAACGATGCAGCTGCAAAAGGGCTGGAGAGCGTTCCGTCAGCCGGAGCAGGTAATGCAGCCGGAACAGGGGCAAATGCGCAGGTCCGCTCAGGAACCGACGGCGTTCCGAATGTTCTGCCGAAAGTTGACAGCGAGACTCTCGAAACGATTCCTGATGCCGGCGCCGATGGCAAGCAAATGATGAAAGCCGTCGCCCTTGCGAATCTCGAACGCGAGCCGGGAGGCCCGATGACGGCCTCCGGCAGTTTGGGCTCCGTACTTTCGGGAGATTTTGACCGCGGCAAGCCCAGCCAAGAATCGGTAAAAAGTTTGCTGTTGTCGCTCGTATCCTCAGGCGATCTTCCGCCTGCGCTTAAAGAATCGGCCCAGCAGCTAATATCGCACATTACAGGTCAGCAGCTGCTGCTGGCGCCAGAGCGAAACGGAGCATTCATGTCCCATGTCACCTTGTTTGTGCCTTTAAGAGGACCGGATGGCGAGCAGACGGCATCGGTCCATATTCAATCCCGGCGCAGCCGCAAGGGGGAACTTGATGCCGCAAACTGCCGTCTCGTGTTTGATTTGTCGATGAAGACGCTCGGGAACATGATCGTGGACGTACAGGTGGCCGATAACATCGTCAGCCTGCAGATGATGAACGATCATCCTGCTTTGGCGGAGCAGGCGGAAACCGCTCGTGAAGAGTTGAAAGAAGCTTTTCGAAATAACGGGTATCAGCTTCTATCGCTGCGCACGGTACCGCTTCCGCATTCTGCAGGCGCAGCTGAAGGGGGCGGTCTTAAGCAAGTGCCCCCGGAAAACGGCATTTATTCCGCTAAGCCGTACAAGGGGGTGGATTACCGGATATGA
- a CDS encoding EscU/YscU/HrcU family type III secretion system export apparatus switch protein, with product MSGRNHDYDAEGQQITRRAVALKYDAAEREAPVVIAKGSGYLADEILAKAKENGVPIQEDRSLVEVLSKLDINQEIPPELYTLVAEILSFIYRSDRNAAEGGR from the coding sequence ATGAGCGGACGCAATCATGATTACGATGCCGAAGGGCAGCAAATAACGCGCAGGGCGGTCGCATTGAAATACGACGCGGCAGAAAGGGAAGCGCCGGTTGTCATTGCCAAAGGCAGCGGCTATTTGGCGGATGAAATTTTGGCCAAGGCGAAAGAAAACGGCGTTCCGATCCAAGAGGACCGATCGCTGGTGGAGGTGCTCTCGAAGCTGGATATTAATCAGGAAATTCCGCCGGAGCTGTATACGCTTGTGGCTGAAATATTGAGCTTCATTTACCGTTCCGACCGGAACGCCGCGGAAGGTGGGCGATGA
- a CDS encoding YraN family protein, whose amino-acid sequence MSDGNRKHPETHEMSAGNTKSPDKHKISAGNQKPGGGRAVRGGGNRPPNRIAAGRLGEEAVCRLLLDKGYVIRHRNWRCRSGELDLVAEDGNTLVIVEVRTKRAGSRFGTALEAVDVRKQQQVRATAAVYMQLNGLWDIPVRFDAAAVTLDGAGGIIDILIAEGAF is encoded by the coding sequence ATGAGCGACGGAAATCGGAAACACCCCGAGACGCATGAGATGAGTGCAGGGAATACGAAAAGCCCCGATAAACATAAGATCAGCGCAGGAAATCAGAAACCTGGCGGCGGTAGAGCGGTGAGAGGCGGAGGCAACCGTCCGCCAAACCGCATTGCGGCCGGCCGCCTCGGCGAGGAAGCGGTATGCCGGCTGCTGCTGGACAAAGGATATGTCATCCGCCACCGCAATTGGCGCTGCCGATCCGGGGAGCTTGATTTGGTGGCGGAAGACGGTAATACGCTCGTCATAGTCGAAGTCCGGACAAAGCGTGCAGGCAGCCGTTTCGGAACGGCGCTGGAGGCGGTGGACGTCCGAAAGCAGCAGCAGGTGCGAGCCACTGCGGCGGTATATATGCAGCTGAACGGGCTTTGGGATATCCCTGTCCGTTTCGACGCGGCGGCGGTAACATTAGACGGCGCTGGGGGAATCATCGATATTTTGATTGCGGAAGGAGCATTTTAA
- a CDS encoding YifB family Mg chelatase-like AAA ATPase, with protein MYSKTFSASVLGVDGKSIAVEVDLASGLPQVNVVGLPDPSVRESVERVRAALKNCGFAFPMQRITVNLAPADLRKEGTAFDLAIAAGILTASGQLGALSFRDALVIGELSLSGDLLPVPGVLPMVEEAKRLGLSRVLLPRGNAREASLIGGLEIFTAASLRDLAECDRTGGDWSVLAYTGCENETSGAIGESSYFGAASEQPDFGDVLGQHHAKRALMIAAAGKHNLLLSGPPGTGKTMLIRRLPGILPVMDEEESLDVTKIYSVAGKINGGAASLIRERPFRAPHHTISAGGLIGGGSIPKPGEVTLAHRGVLFLDELPEFSRQVLEVLRQPLEDREVTISRARAVFRFPAGFMLAASMNPCPCGFFGHEHGDKRCGCSPLQIARYRSKISGPLLDRIDLLIEVPRVASAEAFSAGMTTAQMREKVTLAIRRQQERFPVTRTAWNGELSGSALRKAAPLKPEGANLLRQAFELLGISLRAHDRILKLARTIADVEDCDSIESEHVAEAIQYRRLES; from the coding sequence ATGTACAGCAAAACATTCAGCGCCAGCGTGCTTGGCGTAGACGGCAAAAGCATTGCGGTCGAGGTCGATTTGGCGAGCGGCCTCCCGCAAGTTAATGTCGTCGGCCTGCCCGATCCGTCCGTGCGGGAATCGGTGGAACGGGTGCGCGCCGCGCTCAAAAATTGCGGCTTCGCCTTCCCGATGCAGCGCATTACCGTCAATCTCGCTCCGGCCGACCTGCGCAAGGAAGGCACCGCATTTGATCTGGCGATCGCCGCCGGCATCCTGACCGCAAGCGGGCAACTCGGCGCACTCTCCTTCCGCGATGCGCTTGTCATCGGCGAGCTTTCTTTAAGCGGCGATCTGCTTCCGGTGCCGGGCGTGCTGCCGATGGTCGAGGAAGCGAAGCGGCTCGGGCTGAGCCGGGTGCTTCTGCCCCGAGGCAATGCCCGTGAAGCGTCCCTTATCGGCGGACTCGAAATCTTTACAGCCGCAAGCTTGCGGGATTTGGCCGAATGCGACCGAACCGGCGGCGATTGGAGCGTGCTGGCTTATACGGGCTGTGAAAATGAAACAAGCGGAGCTATAGGTGAATCCAGCTATTTTGGGGCCGCTTCGGAGCAGCCGGATTTCGGCGACGTGCTCGGCCAGCACCATGCGAAGCGGGCGCTCATGATCGCCGCCGCTGGCAAGCACAATTTGCTGCTGAGCGGACCGCCGGGTACGGGCAAAACGATGCTGATCCGCAGATTGCCCGGCATCCTGCCGGTCATGGACGAGGAAGAGTCGCTCGACGTGACGAAAATCTACAGCGTAGCCGGCAAAATCAACGGCGGAGCGGCTTCGCTTATTAGGGAGCGCCCGTTCCGGGCTCCGCACCATACGATATCCGCGGGCGGACTGATCGGCGGCGGTTCCATACCGAAGCCCGGCGAAGTGACGCTTGCACACCGCGGGGTTCTTTTTCTCGACGAGCTGCCGGAGTTTTCCCGCCAGGTGCTGGAAGTGCTGCGGCAGCCTTTGGAAGACCGCGAGGTGACCATATCCCGCGCGCGGGCGGTGTTCCGCTTCCCGGCCGGATTTATGCTGGCGGCATCGATGAACCCTTGCCCGTGCGGGTTTTTCGGTCATGAGCACGGGGATAAGCGATGCGGCTGCAGCCCGTTGCAAATTGCCCGCTACCGTTCCAAAATATCGGGTCCGCTGCTTGACCGGATCGATTTGCTCATTGAAGTTCCGCGTGTCGCTTCCGCCGAAGCGTTCTCAGCGGGAATGACGACAGCACAAATGCGGGAGAAGGTCACGCTCGCCATCCGGCGCCAGCAGGAAAGGTTTCCGGTGACGCGAACCGCCTGGAACGGCGAGCTGTCCGGATCAGCGCTGCGGAAAGCGGCCCCTTTAAAACCGGAAGGGGCCAATCTGCTGCGGCAGGCGTTCGAGCTGCTCGGCATCAGCCTGCGGGCGCATGACCGGATATTGAAACTCGCCCGAACGATTGCGGATGTCGAAGATTGCGATTCGATTGAAAGCGAGCATGTCGCCGAAGCGATCCAATACCGCAGGCTGGAAAGTTGA
- the sucC gene encoding ADP-forming succinate--CoA ligase subunit beta, with product MNIHEYQGKEVLKQYGVAVPEGKVAFTVDEAVDAAKSLGTSVVVVKAQIHAGGRGKAGGVKVAKSLDEVRAYASDILGKTLITHQTGPEGKEVKRLLIEQGCDIKKEYYVGVVVDRATGRVVMMASEEGGTEIEEVAAATPEKIFKEVIDPAVGLLPFQAQRLAYAINIPKDLVRKAVQFMTALYTAFVDKDCSIAEINPLVVTGDGNVMALDAKLNFDSNALFRHKDIQALRDLDEEDAKEIQASKYDLSYIALDGNIGCMVNGAGLAMATMDIIKYYGGDPANFLDVGGGATKEKVTEAFKIILSDENVKGIFVNIFGGIMRCDVIADGVIAAAREIGLDRPLVVRLEGTNVDLGKQMLNESGLNIVAADSMADGAQKIVALVK from the coding sequence ATGAATATCCATGAATATCAAGGCAAGGAAGTCCTGAAACAATACGGAGTAGCCGTTCCGGAAGGAAAAGTGGCGTTTACGGTCGATGAAGCGGTGGACGCGGCGAAGTCTCTCGGCACATCCGTCGTTGTCGTAAAAGCGCAAATTCACGCAGGCGGACGCGGCAAAGCGGGCGGCGTCAAAGTCGCCAAAAGTCTCGATGAGGTGCGCGCTTATGCAAGCGACATTTTGGGCAAAACGCTCATCACGCACCAAACGGGACCGGAAGGAAAGGAAGTCAAACGTCTGCTGATCGAGCAAGGCTGCGATATAAAGAAAGAATATTACGTCGGCGTCGTCGTCGATCGGGCAACCGGCCGCGTCGTCATGATGGCTTCGGAAGAAGGCGGCACGGAAATTGAGGAAGTAGCTGCTGCGACGCCGGAGAAAATTTTCAAAGAAGTGATCGATCCCGCCGTCGGCCTGCTGCCGTTTCAAGCACAGCGCCTCGCTTACGCCATCAACATCCCCAAAGATCTCGTACGCAAAGCGGTGCAGTTCATGACCGCCCTATATACCGCATTCGTGGACAAAGATTGCTCCATCGCGGAAATCAACCCTCTTGTCGTAACGGGTGACGGTAACGTCATGGCGCTCGATGCGAAGCTTAACTTCGATTCCAATGCGCTGTTCCGGCATAAAGACATCCAGGCGCTCCGCGATCTGGACGAAGAAGACGCGAAAGAAATTCAAGCGTCCAAATACGACCTCAGCTACATCGCGCTTGACGGCAATATCGGCTGTATGGTAAACGGCGCCGGTCTGGCGATGGCGACGATGGACATTATTAAATATTACGGCGGCGACCCGGCCAACTTCCTGGATGTCGGGGGCGGCGCAACGAAAGAGAAAGTAACCGAAGCGTTCAAAATCATTCTTTCCGACGAGAACGTTAAAGGCATCTTCGTTAATATTTTCGGCGGCATTATGCGCTGCGACGTCATCGCCGACGGCGTTATTGCCGCTGCCAGGGAAATCGGACTCGACCGTCCGCTCGTCGTCCGTCTGGAAGGGACGAACGTGGATCTGGGCAAACAAATGCTGAACGAATCCGGCCTCAACATCGTCGCGGCCGACTCCATGGCGGACGGGGCGCAAAAAATCGTCGCACTCGTAAAATAA
- the sucD gene encoding succinate--CoA ligase subunit alpha: protein MSILINKATKVITQGMTGATGMFHTKGALEYGTQMVGGVTPGKGGSNVDITLDSGEVVSLPVFNTVKEAIAATGATASVIYVPPAFAADSIMEAVEAELDLVICITEGIPVLDMVKVKRYMEGKKTRLIGPNCPGVITPDEIKIGIMPGYIHKKGHVGVVSRSGTLTYEAVHQLSTRGIGQSSAVGIGGDPVKGSEFIDILNLFNEDPDTYAVIMIGEIGGTAEEEAAEWIKANMKKPVVGFIGGATAPPGKRMGHAGAIISGGKGTAAEKIATLEACGIKVAPTPSDMGSTLVEALKEQDLLEKCTTHVV from the coding sequence ATGAGCATTTTGATCAATAAAGCTACGAAGGTGATCACCCAGGGCATGACCGGTGCCACCGGGATGTTTCATACGAAGGGCGCGCTCGAATACGGCACCCAAATGGTCGGAGGCGTTACGCCGGGCAAAGGCGGAAGCAATGTCGACATTACGCTGGACAGCGGCGAGGTAGTCTCGCTGCCCGTATTCAATACGGTAAAAGAAGCGATTGCGGCTACAGGAGCTACCGCTTCCGTTATTTACGTCCCGCCGGCATTCGCGGCCGATTCGATTATGGAGGCGGTAGAGGCCGAGCTTGACCTCGTCATCTGCATTACGGAAGGCATTCCGGTGCTCGATATGGTGAAAGTGAAACGGTATATGGAAGGCAAAAAAACGCGTCTGATCGGACCGAACTGTCCCGGCGTCATTACGCCGGATGAAATCAAAATCGGCATCATGCCGGGTTATATTCACAAAAAAGGCCATGTAGGCGTCGTTTCCCGCAGCGGAACGCTCACCTATGAGGCGGTTCACCAGCTTTCGACGCGCGGCATCGGGCAATCCTCAGCTGTCGGCATCGGCGGCGATCCCGTTAAAGGCTCGGAATTTATCGATATTTTAAACTTGTTCAACGAAGATCCGGACACGTATGCCGTCATTATGATCGGCGAAATCGGCGGCACGGCCGAAGAAGAAGCGGCGGAGTGGATTAAAGCGAACATGAAAAAGCCGGTTGTCGGCTTTATCGGCGGCGCGACGGCGCCTCCGGGCAAACGGATGGGCCATGCAGGCGCGATTATTTCCGGAGGCAAAGGGACGGCTGCCGAGAAAATCGCCACGCTTGAAGCATGCGGCATCAAAGTCGCTCCGACGCCGTCGGACATGGGCTCCACGCTTGTGGAAGCGTTGAAGGAGCAGGATCTGCTGGAGAAGTGCACGACTCATGTAGTATAA
- the dprA gene encoding DNA-processing protein DprA produces MNEMTYDALKKKLLITLHETPGIGWHTIKKAVDAELWAYERELDAASFAAVGFRKDQAAIAARRWNERAEERSEADYRQLGAVRITILDEEYPDLLKEIPQPPWVLYAMGRIELLRRPAIAVVGTRQPTAYGRHAAGQLARDLAASGLTIVSGMARGIDSRAHEAALEEEGGTIAVLGTSIETIYPRENHSLYRSLKQKGLLVSEYPLGTPSRPGMFPQRNRIIAGLSLGTLVIEAAAGSGSLITADQALDMQRDVFAVPGPINSPKSSATNGLIKQGAKLVAGSGDIMEEYRFMLGACGGTGVRKAEEALETFSKEEAEIYRLLQNSPHTADELHELSGMPFGLLHSVLINLSIKRKIEQQSGSIYMAL; encoded by the coding sequence ATGAACGAGATGACATACGATGCGCTGAAAAAGAAATTGCTGATTACGCTTCACGAAACGCCGGGAATCGGTTGGCATACGATAAAGAAAGCGGTTGATGCCGAGCTTTGGGCCTATGAGCGGGAACTCGATGCGGCCAGCTTCGCAGCCGTAGGCTTCCGTAAAGATCAGGCTGCAATAGCGGCGCGGCGGTGGAATGAGCGGGCCGAGGAACGATCGGAGGCCGATTACCGTCAACTGGGTGCAGTCCGGATTACGATACTCGACGAGGAATACCCGGACCTGCTGAAGGAAATTCCCCAACCGCCGTGGGTGCTGTACGCGATGGGCAGAATAGAGCTCCTCAGACGGCCTGCGATTGCGGTTGTCGGCACCCGCCAGCCTACCGCGTATGGGCGTCATGCAGCCGGCCAATTGGCCCGGGATTTGGCCGCGTCCGGTCTTACCATTGTGAGCGGAATGGCGCGTGGGATCGACAGCCGGGCGCACGAAGCGGCGCTGGAAGAGGAGGGGGGTACGATCGCTGTGCTTGGAACGTCGATCGAAACGATTTATCCCCGCGAGAATCACTCGCTGTACCGTTCCCTGAAGCAGAAAGGCTTGCTCGTATCCGAATATCCTCTCGGCACACCTTCGCGTCCCGGCATGTTTCCGCAGCGCAACCGGATTATTGCCGGCTTGTCGCTCGGCACGCTTGTCATCGAAGCTGCGGCCGGCAGCGGTTCGCTCATTACAGCGGATCAAGCGCTTGATATGCAGCGGGATGTGTTCGCCGTCCCCGGCCCGATCAATTCTCCAAAAAGCAGCGCCACCAACGGTTTGATCAAGCAGGGAGCCAAGCTCGTTGCGGGAAGCGGCGACATTATGGAAGAATACCGGTTTATGCTGGGCGCATGCGGCGGAACGGGAGTTCGCAAGGCGGAAGAAGCACTCGAAACGTTCAGTAAAGAAGAAGCGGAAATATACCGGCTTTTGCAGAACAGTCCCCATACGGCAGACGAGCTGCACGAACTTTCAGGCATGCCGTTTGGACTTTTGCATTCAGTTCTGATAAATTTATCTATAAAACGTAAGATTGAACAGCAATCCGGTTCCATATATATGGCATTGTAA